The genomic stretch gaagccccccgTGCCCCCTCCGGCCTGCCTGTGTCGTTCATCGCGTGAAGAAAGGCAGGACTGACCGCTCAGTTCTCTGAGCTGAAGGAGCCCAGCGTGGGGTGCTGGGAGGCTCCTCCGGAGCCCACCAGGGGCCGCTCTCAGCTCCCAGCCACAGGAGCCCCCACTGCCTGGGGCACGGCCAGCTGCCTGGTAGCGGGAGCCACTGCCTGGGGCACGGCCAGCTGCCTGGTAGCGGGAGCCACGTCCACCTTCAGAGCTAGCAGGGTGGCAATTTGATCCCCCTGAATGCGTGTGTTCTGGGTGCTTGTTTGCTGTCCTGCCCACAACGCTCCCGTGCAAAGGGGCCAGCTGGGGCTTCCACTGGCCGGGTCACGGCTCCGCCTGCTCCCCCGGCAACAGCGGGCAAaccagggcaggctgaagccaggagcctggaactccacccaggtctcccacgtgggtgcaggggtcaggcacctgcgccatcttcctctgctttcccgggccgggagcagggagctgcactggcggcggagcagccgggactcagggcgctcccacaggggatgccagggccacaagtggcggcttaacccatggCGCCCCGACCTTGGGGTTCAAGCACGCATGAGTGGGGAGCCAACTCCTCTTCAAACCACAGCAAGTGCTCTGCATGGTTCACTGGGCCGTGGCCAGGCCCCGCCATTCCCAGACACGGCCGTCTGCGGACTGTCTCCCTCCCAGCGGCATTCCGAACAGTGCTGTCAAGGTCACAGAACCAAGCCGGGCCAAGGTGCGTCCAGAGGGGTGGACGTCTGGAGCCAGCACCtgagcctgggcctggcccctccTTTTCCAACCCTGGACGTCACTGGACGGGGCTGGGGTCTCCCGCTGGGAGGGTTCAGCTACGGCGGGGCTGGGGTCTCCCGCTGGGAGGGTTCAGCTACGGCGGGGCTGGGGTCTCCCGCTGGGAGGGTTCAGCTACGGCGTCCCGTGGACCAGGTGGCTATTGAGTGATTTGTGTCCAAGCAAAACTGAgtgcggggccggcgccgtggcgtagcgggtaaagccgccgcctgcagtgccggaatcccatatgggcgctggttcagttcccggctgctctgcttcccaatccagctctctgccatggcctgggaaagcagcagaagatgcccaagtgcatgagcccctgaGCCcacgagagacccagaggaagctcctggctcctggctccagcctggcccagcttcggccgcagtggcatctggggagggagccagcggatggaagacctctgtgtctgttctgcctctgcctccgtgTACCCcacctttaaaacaaacaaacaagtcttaaaaaacagacctgaggctggcgccacggctcactaggctaatcctccgcctgcggtgccggcacaccgggttctagtcccggttggggcaccgattctgtcccggttgcccctcttccaggccagctctctgctatggcccgggaaggcagtggaggatggcccaagtccttgggccctgcaccccatgggagaccaggagaagcacctggctcctgccatcggatcagcgcggtgcgccggccgcagcgcgcctactgcagcggccattggagggtgaaccaacagcaaaaggaagacctttctctctgtctctcactgtccactctgcctgtcaaaaaaaacaaaacaaaacaaaacaaaaaaaacagacctGAGCTGCAGCATCTGaaaaggcagggggcagggggcacggtggggggcgggggcagggcactggtcctggatctgggggggcacggtggggggcgggggcagggcactggtcctggatctgggggggcacggtggggggcgggggcagggcactggtcctggatctgggggggcacggtggggggcgggggcagggcactggtcctggatctgggggggcacggtggggggcgggggcagggcactgGTCCTGGATCTGGGGGGGGCACggtgggaggcggggcagggcactggtcctggatctgggggggcacggtggggggcgggggcagggcactggtcctggatctgggggggcacggtggggggcgggggcagggcactggtcctggatctgggggggcacggtggggggcgggggcagggcactgGTCCTGGATCTGGGGGGGGCACggtgggaggcggggcagggcactggtcctggatctggggggcacggtggggggcgggggcagggcactggtcctggatctgggggggcatggtggggggcgggggcagggcactgGTCCTGGATCTGGGGGGGCACGGTGGGAGGCGGGGCAGGCACTGGTCCTGGATCTGGGGGGGcacggtggggggtgggggcagggggcactggtcctggatctggggggcacggtggggggcggggcagggcactGGTCCTGGATCTGGGGGGCACGgtggagggcggggcagggcactggtcctggatctggggggcacggtggggggcgggggcagggggcactggtcctggatctggggggcccggtggggggcgggggcagggggcactggtcctggatctggggggcacggtggggggcgggggcagggcactggtcctggatctgggggggcacggtgggaggtgggggcagggggcactggtcctggatctgggggggcacggtggggggcgggggcaggcacTGGTCCTGGATCTGGGGTGCACggtgggaggcgggggcagggcactggtcctggatctgggggggcacggtgggaggcgggggcagggggcactggtcctggatctggggggcacggtggggggcgggggcagggggcactggtcctggatctggggggcacggtggggggcggggcagggcactGGTCCTGGATCTGGGGGGCACGGTGGAGGGCGGGGCAGGACACTGGTCCTGGATCTGGGGGgcacggtggggggcgggggcagggcactggtcctggatctggggggcacggtggggggcgggggcagggggcactggtcctggatctggggggcacggtggggggcgggggcagggcactggtcctggatctggggggcacggtggggggcgggggcagggggcactggtcctggatctgggggggcacggtggggggcgggggcaggcacTGGTCCTGGATCTGGGGTGCACggtgggaggcgggggcagggcactggtcctggatctgggggggcacggtgggaggcgggggcagggggcactggtcctggatctggggggcacggtggggggcgggggcagggggcactggtcctggatctggggggcacggtggggggcgggggcagggggcactggtcctggatctggggggcacggtgggaggcgggggcagggggcactggtcctggatctgggggggcacggtgggaggcgggggcagggggcactggtcctggatctgggggtgcacggtggggggcgggggcagggcactggtcctggatctgggggggcacggtggggggcggggcagggcactggtcctggatctggggggcacggtggggggcgggggcagggggcactggtcctggatctggggggcacggtgggaggcgggggcagggggcactggtcctggatctggggggcacggtggggggcgggggcagggggcactggtcctggatctggggggcccggtgggaggcgggggcagggggcactggtcctggatctgggggggcacggtgggaggcgggggcagggggcactggtcctggatctgggggtgcacggtggggggcgggggcagggcactggtcctggatctgggggggcacggtggggggcgggggcagggcactgGTCTTGGATCTGGGGGGCCAcgatggggggcgggggcagggcactggtcctggatctgggggtgcacggtgggaggcgggggcagggcactGGTTCTGGATCTGGGGGTgcacggtggggggcgggggcaggcacTGGTTCCAGATCTGGGGGTGCACGGTGATAGGTGGGGGTAGGGCACTAGTTCCGGATCTGGGGGTGCAcggtgggaggtgggggcagggcactggTTCCAGATCTGGGGGTGCACggtgggaggtggaggcagggcactggtcctggatctgggggtgcagggtgggaggtgggggcagggcactggTTCCAGATCTGGGGGTGCACagtgggaggcgggggcagggcactGGTCCTGGATCTGGGGGTGCACGGTGGGAGGCGGGGCAGGCACTGGTTCCGGATCTGGGGGTGCACGGGGCAGGCACTGGTCCTGGATCTGGGGGTGCACggtgggaggcgggggcagggcactGGTTCTGGATCTGGGGTgcacggtggggggcgggggcagggcactggtcctggatctgggggtgcacggtgggaggcgggggcagggcactGGTTCTGGATCTGGGGGTgcacggtggggggcgggggcaggcacTGGTTCCAGATCTGGGGGTgcacggtggggggcgggggcagggcactggtcctggatctgggggtgcacggtgggaggtgggggcagggcactggTTCCAGATCTGGGGGTGCATggtgggaggtggaggcagggcactggtcctggatctgggggtgcacggtgggaggtgggggcagggcactggTTCCGGATCTGGGGGTGCACagtgggaggcgggggcagggcactGGTCCCGGATCTGGGGTGCACggtgggaggcgggggcagggcactGGTCCCGGATCTGGGTGTgcacggtggggggcgggggcagggcactgGTCCCGGATCTGGGGGTGCACGGTGGGAGGCGGGGGTAGGGCACTGGTCCTGGATCTGGGGTGCACggtgggaggcggggcagggCACTGGTCCTGGATCTGGGGTGCACggtgggaggcggggcagggcactggtcctggatctgggggtgcacggtgggaggcgggggcagggcactGGTCCCGGATCTGGGGTGCACGGTGGGAGGCGGGGCAGGCACTGGTTCCGGATCTGGGGGTGCACGGGGCAGGCACTGGTCCTGGATCTGGGGGTGCACGGTGGAAGCCGGGGGCAGGGCACTGGTTCTGGATCTGGGGTgcacggtggggggcgggggcagggcactggtcctggatctgggggtgcacggtgggaggcgggggcagggcactGGTTCTGGATCTGGGGGTgcacggtggggggcgggggcaggcacTGGTTCCAGATCTGGGGGTgcacggtggggggcgggggcagggcactggtcctggatctgggggtgcacggtgggaggtgggggcagggcactggTTCCGGATCTGGGGGTGCACagtgggaggcgggggcagggcactGGTCCCGGATCTGGGGTGCACggtgggaggcgggggcagggcactGGTCCCGGATCTGGGTGTgcacggtggggggcgggggcagggcactgGTCCTGGATCTGGGGGTGCACGGTGGAAGGCGGGGGCAGGGCACTGGTCCCGGATCTGGGGGTGCACGGTGGGAGGCGGGGGTAGGGCACTGGTCCTGGATCTGGGGGGCACggtgggaggcgggggcagggcactCGTCCCGGATCTGGGGGTGCACGGTGGGAGGCGGGGGCATGGCACTGGTTCTGGATCTGGGGTgcacggtggggggcgggggcagggcactgGTCCTGGATCTGGGGGGGCACGGTGGGAGGCGGGGCAGGCACTGGTCCTGGATCTGGGGGTGCACggtgggaggcggggcagggCACTGGTTCCGGATCTGGGGGTGCACGGTGGGAGGCGGGGCAGGCACTGGTTCCAGATCTGGGGGTGCACGGTGGGAGGTGGGGTGTTCCTGagctctgcttccttcccctgcccctcAGACAGGTGAGGTGTGCAGGACGGACCCTAAGTCAGGTCCACAGGGAGGGCAGTGGGCCCCGccttctccccagccctggccgccagggctcaggcaggacAAGGAcagaggtgggagctgggagccgcTGGCCTCTTCTCCAGgtgcccggggcggggcctgcagcttcctgcctctgcagcccctccctccgtcCCCCACCTCAGACAGGAGCTGGCAAgtcctggggagagagccagcccGCCTCCAGCTTCCCCTCTGCTGGGGGTGCACCTGGGGTTCCTCGGCTTCGGGGGTGGGCGCTCCCCTGGCCGGCCCTGATGTCCCTGGGCAAAGCGTCCCTCCCAGGAACTGTgtctcccagggctgggaggccGTCGGGATTCACCGTGAGACGCAGCCCTGGAAGGGGAACTGGGCCGGCGGGCGTCCAATCCTCCCCCCAAAGTCCACCCAGGAGGGGAGTCCCAGGGGACGCAGGCGGGGTGCAGGAGAAGACCCCTGCCCCTGAGGGCGCCTCAAGGTGTCCAGGGAGGGCAGAGTCCTGGGCTGGCGGGGGCAGCTGAGTGCGGTGGAAGGAGAAGGCTgcgccaagatggccgctggcaagcgagcgcCAGTTACTTGGGAACGGCTTCAGAAAcaacctggcaaaggagcctgcctggcaacaggctgtgattggttggggcatagactgccccttgactggattggctgccttggctatataagccgctgcaccaactgaaataaacgagtctgcgggctgttcCGCTGGCCTGCTTCCACccggctcccagggtctgtgtggtgactccacacctcttgcccccaccgctcatcctctcagaacgaatccacagcaacagtgcCGGAGGTCTCCAGAGACTTTGCCGGGGCCCAGCCAGGTGCACGGGGCAGCTGCAAGCAGGGGGTCCCCCCGGCCACCACCCTGGGGTCTTCAGGCCGTCTGTCCCAGTCAGCTCAGGAGGGGGTCCCACCCCCCACTTTGAGCAGGAGCCCCCACTCAGGGCACCAGAGCATTGCCAGAGAGCTGGCAACGTGGACCCACATGCATTCCCACGGGGCACGGGTGCTCTGGCCCCTCCACGGGCGGGCATGAGAGCCGATGCCAGGAAGCCTGCTTCCTGTAATGTCTGTTCCGTCAACAGAAAGAACAAAGCCCTGGAATTCCACTCCCTGCCCCTGCTGGGGCGagggcctccctccttccctccctccctgcccttcccctgGGGATGGAATTTCTGGGGGGGAAATGAGGACGCCCAGCGTCTTCctggtggccctgcccagccctgcccgcctGCCCAGACCTTTAAAACCGCAGTTCGCCTCTCAGTGCCAgacgagccaggagccagcaccatgCAGCTGAACTTCCAGGGCCTGCGGGCCCTGGTGACCGGAGCAGGGAAAGGTGGGTGTGAGCAGGTGGGCGcaggccctgcctgccatcccagccacagcagcagctaagccccctgccccccgcccaccGTGGCCCTGGGACCTGGGCAGGAGCTGCtcctcaccagatggctgcagggCCTCGGCCCGGGCCAGCAGCCCTCACTGGTCAACACAGGAGACCCTCCTCCTGGGAGCGGTGAGCTCGCCCCGACCTCGGCGCGGCCCCCAGGCCCACAGTGGGCAGAGGCAGTGTCCAGCCGGGCCTCTTCTGTCGGGCTCGGTGGAAGGGGGCTGCTCTCGGGGGCCTCTCTGGCAGGATCTTGGTCAGCCAGGCCTCTGGCCTGGGACCCCGCTCGGCTCCGGGGCGGGAGGAGCTCCTGCTCCCTGGACCCCAGCACTGACCAGGGCACCCACCCACGGAGTCCACCCCTGCAGGGATCGGCCGGGACACCGTGAAGGCGCTGCACGCTCGGGGAGCCAACGTGGTGGCCGTGAGTCGCACCCACGCTGACCTGGTCCATCTCTCCCAGGAGGTGAGGCATGtggccctggcccggccccggcctGCCCCTCACAGCCTCCAGGACACCTCCTGAGTTGCCGGgacgcccacccccaccctgcccactgccccaTGTCTCCCACAGTGCCCCGGGGTGGAGCCCGTGTGCGTGGATCTGGGTGACTGGGAGGCCACGGAGCGGGCGCTGGGCGGCGTGGGCCCCGTGGACCTGCTGGTGAACAACGCAGCGGTGGCGCTGGTGCAGCCCTTCCTGGAGGTCACCAAGGAGGCCTTTGACAGGTGGGGGTGGGACAGCGGTCAGGGGAGGCTGGGCGGGACGTAGGCCCCGAAGGGCAGGCAGAGACGCCGCCTCCCTCTCTTGCTAGATCCTTCCACGTGAACCTGCGCTCTGTgttccaggtgtcccaggtgagccagcagaggggcgGCCCAGCGATGATGGGCAGGGGTGGGCTGGGGTCAGCTGACGCCCACTCGGCTTCTAGATAGTAGCCAGGGGCATGATCGACCGCGGAGTGCCCGGCTCCATTGTCAACGTCTCCAGCATGGTGGCCCACGTCACCTTTCCCAACCTGTCTGCCTACAGTAAGTCCTGCTCAGCCAGCGCCCATCCGTCCCGCACCCTGGGGTAGGAGGGCTCCGTCCCAAAGGGGACTCAGTGCTGCCTTCCCCCAACAGGCTCCACCAAGGGCGCGATGACCATGCTGACCAAAGCCATGGCCATGGAGCTGGGGCCACAcaaggtgggggctgggagtgAAACGAGGCTggagcctggctctgggcagTGGGGTCAAAGGTTGGCTGAACTCGGTAAACACTcagtcctggggggaggggcaccagGGGATGTGGGGCCAGGGCCCGTCGAGCCACGCAGGCCGCCACCCCGGTTCCCGCCTCAGATCCGCGTGAACTCCGTGAACCCCACGGTGGTGCTGACCGCCATGGGCCAGAATGTCACCGCCAACGCTGAATTCGCCCAGAAGCTGAAGGAGCGCCACCCTCTGAGAAAGTTCGCAGGTccgggggcaggagggagggggcacTGGCGGACGGCCCCGCGCGGCCGAGCCGCCGCCCTGACCGGCTCGCTGCCCCGCAGAGGTGGAGGACGTGGTCAACAGCATCCTCTTCCTGCTCAGCGACCGCAGCGCCTCCACCAGCGGCTCGGGCATCCTCGTGGACGCCGGCTACCTGGCCTCCTAGAGCGCCTGGCGTCCAGCGACCGGAGGGGCTTGGCTTCGCGTTTGCCCAGGCCCCGTCtggccgcccccccaccccacgccacaGCTGGCCCAGcgcccagcgccggccccgcctccACGCCAATTCCCGCCCCCCGCCGGCCACACCTCCTATCCCGGCCCAGCCTCCTGCGCGGCCCCGCCCCGACCAcgcctcccagccccgcctcACTCCACGGCCCCGCCCCGA from Lepus europaeus isolate LE1 chromosome 18, mLepTim1.pri, whole genome shotgun sequence encodes the following:
- the LOC133776968 gene encoding carbonyl reductase [NADPH] 2 isoform X1 translates to MSGEPTPLQTTASALHGSLGRGQAPPFPDTAVCGLSPSQRHSEQCCQGHRTKPGQGIGRDTVKALHARGANVVAVSRTHADLVHLSQECPGVEPVCVDLGDWEATERALGGVGPVDLLVNNAAVALVQPFLEVTKEAFDRSFHVNLRSVFQVSQIVARGMIDRGVPGSIVNVSSMVAHVTFPNLSAYSSTKGAMTMLTKAMAMELGPHKIRVNSVNPTVVLTAMGQNVTANAEFAQKLKERHPLRKFAEVEDVVNSILFLLSDRSASTSGSGILVDAGYLAS
- the LOC133776968 gene encoding carbonyl reductase [NADPH] 2 isoform X2, yielding MQLNFQGLRALVTGAGKGIGRDTVKALHARGANVVAVSRTHADLVHLSQECPGVEPVCVDLGDWEATERALGGVGPVDLLVNNAAVALVQPFLEVTKEAFDRSFHVNLRSVFQVSQIVARGMIDRGVPGSIVNVSSMVAHVTFPNLSAYSSTKGAMTMLTKAMAMELGPHKIRVNSVNPTVVLTAMGQNVTANAEFAQKLKERHPLRKFAEVEDVVNSILFLLSDRSASTSGSGILVDAGYLAS